A single window of Sebastes umbrosus isolate fSebUmb1 chromosome 16, fSebUmb1.pri, whole genome shotgun sequence DNA harbors:
- the LOC119474999 gene encoding MAP3K12-binding inhibitory protein 1: protein MAETMKLSGHHAPPNEASYRDCMCAVLKLLSDFGKELKLSDAALRIEVNIDAVDLPSSPDARVYSCLQKHITKLQAVSESLKTQLDAHSDASSTKDTTSDDAVTSSSLKEQTTALSEHHPPSPEAAESKAAADDIMVQIRARKSEIERRISAFMERKQMEINENNVREFCNVIDCNQENSCARTDAVFTPYPGFKSHVKVTRVVNTYGPQTRGGGGQGEAGDQQRGPMARDCGNAAIEERLYNIETHLKLPRAGPVPLSVYQRLKKLEDRILELEGLSPEYFQSTSHLHKRPKPSPAQACSLTELDEKISAVKAALLKRVNEFSPGYGTECPL from the exons ATGGCGGAGACAATGAAGCTGAGTGGACACCACGCTCCTCCTAATGAAGCCAGCTACAGGGACTGCATGTGTGCGGTACTGAAGCTGTTGTCAGACTTCGGCAAAGAG ctCAAATTAAGTGATGCTGCTCTCAGAATAGAAGTCAACATCGATGCTGTGGATCTTCCATCATCTCCAGATGCTCGTGTGTACAGCTGTTTGCAGAAACACATCACTAAATTACAG GCTGTTTCAGAAAGCTTGAAGACACAGTTGGATGCTCATAGTGATGCATCATCTACAAAAGACACCACATCAGACGATGCCGTCACCTCATCGTCCCTCAAAGAGCAGACGACTGCACTGTCTGAGCACCATCCTCCCAGCCCAGAAGCTGCAGAAAGCAAGGCGGCGGCTGATGACATCATGGTTCAGATCAGAGCCAGGAAGTCAGAG ATTGAGCGAAGAATATCTGCATTTATGGAACGCAAGCAGATGGAGATCAATGAAAACAATGTACGCGAGTTTTGCAACGTGATCGACTGCAATCAGG AAAACAGCTGTGCCAGAACAGATGCAGTTTTCACTCCTTATCCAGGTTTTAAAAGCCacgtgaaag TTACACGGGTGGTAAACACTTACGGACCCCAGACTCGTGGTGGGGGAGGCCAAGGAGAGGCTGGGGATCAGCAGAGGGGGCCGATGGCAAGAGACTGCGGAAATGCAGCGATAGAAGAACGACTTTACAACATCGAGACTCACCTGAAACTCCCACGAG CTGGTCCAGTTCCATTGAGTGTGTACCAGAGACTAAAGAAGCTGGAGGATCGTATCCTGGAGTTGGAGGGACTCTCACCGGAGTACTTTCAGTCCACG agtCACCTGCACAAGCGACCAAAGCCATCCCCTGCTCAG GCCTGTAGTCTGacagagttagacgagaagatcagTGCAGTGAAAGCGGCACTATTGAAGAGGGTGAATGAATTCTCACCTGGATATGGAACAGAGTGTCCACTGTAA